A single Oryctolagus cuniculus chromosome 16, mOryCun1.1, whole genome shotgun sequence DNA region contains:
- the GPX4 gene encoding phospholipid hydroperoxide glutathione peroxidase GPX4 isoform X1, translating to MILGRLSRLLKPALLCGALAAPGLAGTMCASRDDWRCARSMHEFSAKDIDGRMVCLDKYRGFVCIVTNVASQUGKTDVNYTQLVDLHARYAECGLRILAFPCNQFGRQEPGSNAEIKEFAAGYNVKFDMYSKICVNGDDAHPLWKWMKVQPKGRGLLGNAIKWNFTKVRGGGGGDGGAVSGVVGGAPGPCPTLCAPAVPHRQERLRGEAVRAHGGAPGDREGPALLSLAPQAPRPRPPAPQAFRPAPMTVCLQTSPLVRQPRGPRAPAGGRSRAAGPGARPHPAALWE from the exons ATGATTCTCGGCCGTCTGAGTCGCCTGCTGAAGCCGGCGCTGCTGTGCGGAGCCCTGGCTGCGCCCGGCCTGGCGGGCACGATG TGCGCGTCCCGGGACGACTGGCGCTGCGCGCGCTCTATGCACGAGTTCTCCGCCAAGGACATCGACGGGCGCATGGTTTGCCTGGACAAGTACCG GGGCTTCGTGTGCATCGTCACCAACGTGGCCTCCCAATGAGGCAAAACCGACGTGAACTACACTCAGCTGGTCGACCTGCACGCGCGCTACGCTGAGTGTGGCTTACGCATCCTGGCCTTTCCCTGCAACCAGTTCGGGAGGCAG gagcCAGGGAGTAACGCAGAGATCAAAGAGTTCGCCGCCGGCTACAACGTCAAGTTCGATATGTACAGCAAGATCTGCGTGAACGGCGACGACGCCCACCCGCTGTGGAAGTGGATGAAAGTGCAGCCCAAGGGCCGGGGCCTGCTGGGGAA tgccaTCAAGTGGAACTTCACCAaggtacggggggggggggggggggacggaggGGCTGTGTCGGGCGTGGTGGGGGGAGCGCCTGGGCCCTGTCCCACACTCTGTGCCCCCGCAGTTCCTCATCGACAAGAACGGCTGCGTGGTGAAGCGGTACGGGCCCATGGAGGAGCCCCTG GTGATCGAGAAGGACCTGCCCTGCTATCTCTAGCCCCACAAGcgccccgcccgcgcccgcccgcGCCCCAAGCCTTCCGCCCGGCACCCATGACGGTCTGCCTGCAAACCAGCCCGCTGGTGAGGCAGCCCCGAGGACCGCGTGCACCCGCCGGAGGAAGGTCCCGGGCCGCCGGGCCCGGCGCGCGCCCCCACCCTGCTGCCTTGTGGGAATAA
- the POLR2E gene encoding DNA-directed RNA polymerases I, II, and III subunit RPABC1, which translates to MDDEEETYRLWKIRKTIMQLCHDRGYLVTQDELDQTLEEFKAQFGDKPSEGRPRRTDLTVLVAHNDDPTDQMFVFFPEEPKVGIKTIKVYCQRMQEENITRALIVVQQGMTPSAKQSLVDMAPKYVLEQFLQQELLINITEHELVPEHVVMTKEEVTELLARYKLRENQLPRIQAGDPVARYFGIKRGQVVKIIRPSETAGRYITYRLVQ; encoded by the exons ATGGACGACGAGGAGGAGACCTACCGGCTGTGGAAGATCCGTAAGACCATTATGCAG CTGTGCCACGACCGTGGCTACCTGGTGACGCAGGACGAGCTGGACCAGACCCTGGAGGAGTTCAAGGCGCAGTTCGGGGACAAGCCCAGCGAGGGGCGGCCGCGGCGCACGGACCTGACCGTGCTGGTGGCCCACAACGACGACCCCACCGACCAGATGTTCGTCTTCTTCCCCG AGGAGCCCAAGGTGGGCATCAAGACCATCAAGGTGTACTGCCAGCGCATGCAGGAGGAGAACATCACGCGCGCCctcatcgtggtgcagcagggcatgacgccctcagccaagcag TCGCTGGTGGACATGGCCCCCAAGTACGTCCTGGAGCAGTTcctgcagcaggagctgctcATCAACATCACGGAGCACGAG CTGGTCCCTGAGCACGTGGTCATGACCAAGGAGGAGGTGACGGAGCTGCTGGCTCGATA CAAGCTAAGGGAGAACCAGCTGCCCCGGATCCAGGCCGGGGACCCGGTCGCGCGCTACTTCGGCATAAAGCGAGGACAg gtGGTCAAGATCATCCGGCCGAGCGAGACCGCGGGCAGGTACATCACCTACCGGCTGGTGCAGTAG
- the GPX4 gene encoding phospholipid hydroperoxide glutathione peroxidase GPX4 isoform X2: MGRAAAGSPGRCRQQARCPGGTAARRQNQAPRRRRRRRCRRRRRAPACRRPRARPRPVEPCASRPRSTAPVTECGGCVELVDPCASRDDWRCARSMHEFSAKDIDGRMVCLDKYRGFVCIVTNVASQUGKTDVNYTQLVDLHARYAECGLRILAFPCNQFGRQEPGSNAEIKEFAAGYNVKFDMYSKICVNGDDAHPLWKWMKVQPKGRGLLGNAIKWNFTKFLIDKNGCVVKRYGPMEEPLVIEKDLPCYL; this comes from the exons ATGGGCCGCGCAGCCGCCGGCTCCCcagggcgctgcaggcagcaggcccGGTGCCCGGGCGGAACCGCCGCCCGGCGCCAAAACCAAGccccccggcggcggcggcggcggcggtgcaggcgcaggcgcagggcccCCGCGTGCCGGCGCCCTCGTGCGCGCCCGCGGCCGGTGGAACCCTGTGCTTCCAGGCCTCGGTCGACGGCGCCGGTGACGGAGTGCGGGGGCTGTGTGGAGCTTGTGGACCCG TGCGCGTCCCGGGACGACTGGCGCTGCGCGCGCTCTATGCACGAGTTCTCCGCCAAGGACATCGACGGGCGCATGGTTTGCCTGGACAAGTACCG GGGCTTCGTGTGCATCGTCACCAACGTGGCCTCCCAATGAGGCAAAACCGACGTGAACTACACTCAGCTGGTCGACCTGCACGCGCGCTACGCTGAGTGTGGCTTACGCATCCTGGCCTTTCCCTGCAACCAGTTCGGGAGGCAG gagcCAGGGAGTAACGCAGAGATCAAAGAGTTCGCCGCCGGCTACAACGTCAAGTTCGATATGTACAGCAAGATCTGCGTGAACGGCGACGACGCCCACCCGCTGTGGAAGTGGATGAAAGTGCAGCCCAAGGGCCGGGGCCTGCTGGGGAA tgccaTCAAGTGGAACTTCACCAag TTCCTCATCGACAAGAACGGCTGCGTGGTGAAGCGGTACGGGCCCATGGAGGAGCCCCTG GTGATCGAGAAGGACCTGCCCTGCTATCTCTAG
- the GPX4 gene encoding phospholipid hydroperoxide glutathione peroxidase GPX4 isoform X3, giving the protein MILGRLSRLLKPALLCGALAAPGLAGTMCASRDDWRCARSMHEFSAKDIDGRMVCLDKYRGFVCIVTNVASQUGKTDVNYTQLVDLHARYAECGLRILAFPCNQFGRQEPGSNAEIKEFAAGYNVKFDMYSKICVNGDDAHPLWKWMKVQPKGRGLLGNAIKWNFTKFLIDKNGCVVKRYGPMEEPLVIEKDLPCYL; this is encoded by the exons ATGATTCTCGGCCGTCTGAGTCGCCTGCTGAAGCCGGCGCTGCTGTGCGGAGCCCTGGCTGCGCCCGGCCTGGCGGGCACGATG TGCGCGTCCCGGGACGACTGGCGCTGCGCGCGCTCTATGCACGAGTTCTCCGCCAAGGACATCGACGGGCGCATGGTTTGCCTGGACAAGTACCG GGGCTTCGTGTGCATCGTCACCAACGTGGCCTCCCAATGAGGCAAAACCGACGTGAACTACACTCAGCTGGTCGACCTGCACGCGCGCTACGCTGAGTGTGGCTTACGCATCCTGGCCTTTCCCTGCAACCAGTTCGGGAGGCAG gagcCAGGGAGTAACGCAGAGATCAAAGAGTTCGCCGCCGGCTACAACGTCAAGTTCGATATGTACAGCAAGATCTGCGTGAACGGCGACGACGCCCACCCGCTGTGGAAGTGGATGAAAGTGCAGCCCAAGGGCCGGGGCCTGCTGGGGAA tgccaTCAAGTGGAACTTCACCAag TTCCTCATCGACAAGAACGGCTGCGTGGTGAAGCGGTACGGGCCCATGGAGGAGCCCCTG GTGATCGAGAAGGACCTGCCCTGCTATCTCTAG